Proteins encoded by one window of Blautia argi:
- a CDS encoding DEAD/DEAH box helicase, with translation MENVKFENLQLYPEILKAVKYMGFEEASPIQAQAIPIIIEGKDIIGQAQTGTGKTAAFGIPLLQKINPKEKKPQSIVLCPTRELAIQVAEEIRSLAKYMHGIKVLPVYGGQEIVKQIRSLKSGVQIIVGTPGRVMDHMRRKTVKMDQIHTVVLDEADEMLNMGFRDDIETILKGVPEERQTILFSATMPKAIMEITKKFQKNAKVIKVTKKELTVPNIEQFYYEVKPKNKEEVLTRLLDIYTPKLSVIFCNTKKQVDLLVTALLGRGYFAAGLHGDMKQEQRDRVMQGFRSGKTDILVATDVAARGIDVDEVEAVFNYDLPQDDEYYVHRIGRTGRAGRIGRSFSFVSGKEVYKLKEIQRYCKTKIYAQKVPSLNDVANTKIENILDHVETMIAEEDLTSMIDAIQDKLNYSDYTAMDMAAAFLKMQAGMADSAEEEGEDFGDTGAEEPGMVRLFINIGKKHKAKPGDILGALAGESGMPGKLIGTIDMFDKYTFVEVPTEYARSVLHAMKNVKIKGKSIAVEPANQK, from the coding sequence ATGGAAAATGTAAAATTTGAAAATCTGCAGCTATATCCGGAAATTTTAAAGGCTGTGAAATATATGGGTTTTGAAGAGGCTTCTCCCATTCAGGCGCAGGCCATTCCTATTATTATAGAAGGGAAAGATATTATCGGGCAGGCGCAGACCGGTACAGGAAAGACCGCTGCATTCGGAATTCCCCTTCTGCAGAAAATCAATCCAAAAGAAAAGAAACCCCAGAGCATTGTGTTGTGTCCAACAAGAGAACTGGCTATTCAGGTTGCAGAGGAAATCCGCAGTCTGGCGAAATATATGCATGGAATCAAGGTGCTTCCGGTATATGGAGGGCAGGAGATTGTAAAGCAGATTCGCTCCCTGAAAAGCGGAGTGCAGATTATCGTAGGAACACCCGGGCGTGTGATGGATCATATGCGGAGAAAAACAGTAAAAATGGATCAGATTCACACCGTTGTTCTGGACGAGGCAGATGAAATGTTGAATATGGGATTCCGGGACGATATTGAAACCATTTTAAAGGGAGTACCGGAAGAAAGGCAGACCATTTTATTTTCTGCCACCATGCCAAAAGCTATTATGGAAATCACGAAAAAATTCCAGAAAAACGCAAAGGTTATCAAGGTGACAAAAAAAGAACTCACTGTTCCCAATATTGAGCAGTTTTACTATGAAGTAAAGCCCAAAAACAAGGAAGAGGTACTGACCCGTCTTCTGGATATTTATACACCAAAACTTTCCGTTATTTTCTGCAATACAAAAAAACAGGTGGATTTGCTGGTAACCGCCCTTCTGGGAAGAGGTTATTTTGCCGCGGGACTTCACGGTGATATGAAGCAGGAGCAGAGAGATCGGGTAATGCAGGGCTTCCGAAGCGGAAAGACAGACATTCTGGTGGCAACCGATGTGGCAGCCAGGGGAATTGATGTAGACGAGGTGGAGGCGGTCTTTAACTATGATTTGCCTCAGGACGATGAATACTATGTACATCGTATTGGCAGAACCGGACGTGCAGGACGGATTGGACGTTCCTTTTCCTTTGTTTCCGGAAAAGAAGTTTATAAGTTAAAGGAGATTCAGCGTTACTGCAAGACTAAGATTTATGCCCAGAAAGTGCCATCTTTAAATGATGTGGCAAACACTAAAATCGAAAATATTCTGGATCATGTGGAAACCATGATTGCAGAGGAGGATCTGACTTCCATGATTGATGCTATACAGGATAAGCTGAATTATTCCGATTATACTGCCATGGATATGGCGGCAGCGTTTTTAAAGATGCAGGCAGGAATGGCAGACAGTGCAGAAGAGGAAGGAGAGGATTTCGGGGATACCGGAGCAGAAGAACCGGGCATGGTGCGCCTGTTCATTAATATCGGAAAAAAACATAAAGCAAAGCCGGGAGATATTCTGGGAGCTTTGGCCGGAGAGAGCGGTATGCCGGGAAAACTTATTGGAACTATTGATATGTTTGATAAATATACCTTTGTGGAAGTACCCACAGAATATGCAAGATCTGTACTCCATGCTATGAAAAATGTAAAAATTAAAGGGAAATC
- the larC gene encoding nickel pincer cofactor biosynthesis protein LarC, whose amino-acid sequence MKTLYLECNMGAAGDMLMGALLELLSPKEKEEFLEELNHAGIPHLKVTAEPSVKCGITGTHMRVSIHGEEEESLDIEKEVEAFHSYEQEKERERGEHAHTQAHIHSHEPHAHGDSLFHSHVHHTHHHAGMKDIAEQIEALNLNPAVKADIRNIYHIIAQAEGQVHGCEIKDIHFHEVGTADALADITGCAMLFHKLGATQVLVSPVTTGFGQVRCAHGILPVPAPATARILEGIPCSAGRIEGELCTPTGAAILRYYASAYGRMQEMKMEKIGYGMGKKDFPAANCVRAVFGDAPAV is encoded by the coding sequence ATGAAGACCTTATATTTAGAATGTAATATGGGAGCAGCCGGAGATATGCTTATGGGTGCGCTTCTGGAATTGCTTTCCCCAAAAGAAAAAGAAGAATTTTTAGAAGAATTGAATCATGCCGGGATTCCCCATCTAAAGGTAACGGCAGAGCCGTCAGTAAAGTGTGGTATTACAGGAACCCATATGCGTGTGAGCATTCATGGGGAAGAAGAGGAAAGTCTGGATATAGAAAAAGAAGTAGAAGCTTTTCACAGTTATGAGCAGGAGAAGGAGAGAGAAAGAGGTGAGCATGCTCACACGCAAGCGCACATTCACTCCCATGAGCCGCATGCACATGGGGATTCGCTTTTTCATTCTCATGTCCACCATACGCATCACCATGCAGGTATGAAGGATATTGCGGAACAGATAGAAGCATTGAACCTGAACCCGGCGGTGAAGGCGGATATCAGAAATATTTATCATATCATAGCCCAGGCAGAAGGTCAGGTGCACGGCTGTGAGATTAAAGACATACATTTTCATGAGGTTGGGACTGCGGACGCATTGGCTGATATTACAGGCTGCGCCATGCTGTTTCACAAGCTGGGAGCAACTCAGGTTTTGGTATCGCCTGTGACTACGGGCTTTGGACAGGTTCGCTGCGCCCATGGAATTCTTCCTGTGCCTGCGCCAGCTACTGCCAGAATTCTGGAAGGTATTCCATGCAGCGCAGGCAGAATCGAGGGAGAATTGTGTACGCCTACCGGTGCGGCGATTCTCAGATACTATGCTTCTGCTTATGGAAGAATGCAGGAAATGAAGATGGAAAAAATCGGATATGGAATGGGAAAAAAGGATTTTCCGGCAGCCAACTGTGTCCGGGCAGTTTTCGGTGACGCACCTGCTGTTTGA
- the larB gene encoding nickel pincer cofactor biosynthesis protein LarB gives MDKKELQNLLEQVAEGQVKPEAALLQIKTEPYKDMGFAKLDTHRGIRQGMAEVIYGAGKTKEQIVKIAQAMVEEKEKTVLITRMSKEAADYVGEFLDLHYDEISRTGMVGQIPKPDGVGKIVVATGGTSDMAVAEEAALTAEVYGNEVVRLYDVGVAGMHRLMDHIEEIMSARVIVAIAGMEGALASVIGGMADCPVIAVPTSVGYGANFGGLSALLSMLNSCASGVSVVNIDNGFGAGYLASMINHLEGRKE, from the coding sequence ATGGACAAAAAAGAGTTGCAAAATTTGCTGGAGCAGGTAGCTGAGGGACAGGTAAAACCAGAGGCTGCCCTGCTGCAGATAAAGACAGAACCTTATAAAGATATGGGATTTGCCAAGCTGGACACACACCGGGGTATCCGTCAGGGTATGGCAGAGGTTATTTATGGTGCAGGAAAGACCAAGGAACAGATTGTAAAAATTGCCCAGGCTATGGTAGAAGAAAAAGAAAAGACCGTGTTGATTACCAGAATGAGCAAAGAGGCGGCAGACTATGTAGGGGAATTTTTGGACTTGCATTATGATGAAATTTCCAGAACCGGTATGGTAGGGCAGATTCCCAAGCCGGACGGCGTGGGAAAAATCGTCGTGGCAACCGGAGGAACCAGCGACATGGCTGTAGCAGAGGAAGCAGCCCTGACTGCAGAGGTGTACGGTAATGAAGTGGTACGCCTCTATGATGTAGGTGTTGCAGGCATGCACAGGCTTATGGATCATATTGAAGAGATTATGAGCGCCAGAGTCATTGTGGCTATTGCAGGTATGGAAGGGGCGCTTGCCAGTGTGATTGGCGGCATGGCAGACTGTCCAGTGATTGCAGTACCAACCAGCGTGGGATACGGGGCAAACTTTGGGGGTCTGTCTGCACTTCTGTCTATGCTCAATTCCTGTGCCAGCGGCGTCAGTGTAGTAAATATTGACAATGGTTTTGGAGCAGGATATCTGGCGAGTATGATTAACCATCTGGAGGGCAGGAAGGAATGA
- a CDS encoding sensor histidine kinase → MKAKRVFYLKLLLAGILVPLVCYALNYFADVFLNGVFVDWFSHQFVYEQTIYNEEGGLAYVEQSIDWKALKAFLGKASLLFAWIFVFSLIGAFHLGGKRRAQKVIKEAGEKLHQYMHSELEAEEIFPPEYAQISTRMVQIKADIEKKEQSLKDEARKKSDLIAYLAHDLKTPLTSVLGYLTLLKEAPDMSAVQREKYVHIACDKAERLDSLIEEFFEITRYNLQEMILEKEELDVSYMMMQMTEEFYPLLSAKNNTVRLELPQELTVYADPQKLARVFNNLLKNAIAYSYPDTEIVVRGEQQENQVVISFEDYGKTIPRQKLDLIFQKFFRMDEARKSNTGGAGLGLAIAKEIAELHGGTITAESQQEKTVFQVILPGKS, encoded by the coding sequence TTGAAAGCTAAACGTGTTTTCTATCTGAAGTTGTTGTTGGCAGGTATTTTGGTGCCTTTGGTTTGTTATGCTTTGAACTATTTTGCAGATGTATTTTTAAATGGCGTTTTTGTAGACTGGTTTTCTCATCAGTTTGTTTATGAACAGACGATTTACAATGAAGAGGGAGGACTGGCCTATGTGGAACAGTCTATTGACTGGAAGGCTTTGAAGGCGTTTCTCGGAAAGGCCAGTCTGCTTTTCGCGTGGATTTTTGTATTTTCTCTGATAGGAGCTTTTCATTTGGGCGGAAAAAGAAGGGCGCAGAAGGTTATTAAAGAGGCAGGAGAAAAGTTGCATCAGTATATGCACAGCGAGCTTGAGGCAGAAGAGATTTTTCCGCCGGAGTATGCACAAATCAGTACCAGAATGGTGCAGATAAAGGCAGATATCGAAAAAAAAGAGCAAAGCCTGAAAGACGAAGCACGGAAGAAAAGTGATTTGATCGCCTATCTGGCTCATGATTTGAAGACGCCGCTGACCTCTGTGCTTGGATATCTGACCCTTCTGAAGGAAGCGCCGGATATGTCTGCGGTACAAAGAGAGAAGTATGTTCACATTGCCTGTGATAAGGCAGAGCGTCTGGACAGTCTGATTGAAGAATTTTTTGAAATTACCCGCTATAATCTGCAGGAAATGATACTGGAAAAGGAGGAGCTGGACGTATCCTATATGATGATGCAGATGACAGAAGAATTTTATCCCCTTTTGTCAGCGAAAAACAATACGGTTCGTCTGGAACTCCCTCAGGAGCTTACCGTGTATGCAGACCCTCAAAAGCTGGCGCGTGTGTTTAATAACCTGTTAAAAAATGCCATTGCCTACAGTTATCCAGATACAGAGATTGTAGTAAGGGGAGAACAGCAGGAAAATCAGGTGGTGATCTCCTTTGAAGATTACGGAAAAACCATTCCCAGACAAAAGTTGGATTTGATTTTTCAGAAGTTTTTCCGCATGGACGAGGCGCGGAAAAGCAATACCGGGGGAGCAGGTCTTGGTCTTGCCATTGCAAAGGAAATTGCCGAGCTTCATGGAGGAACGATTACAGCAGAAAGCCAACAGGAGAAAACGGTTTTTCAGGTTATACTTCCGGGAAAATCTTAA
- a CDS encoding D-alanyl-D-alanine carboxypeptidase family protein has protein sequence MQKKRRRKRRKHILWGFLLFLTIAYGLLAGVTWVGGYFGKKFSSLETSIGKPEIELNKLNSKAAILRELDSGKVLGRKEEDKRIYPASLTKIMTVVLAMEKLGNLEHTTVLESDIFPELYAEGASMAGFAPGDQVSYRDLFYGAMLPSGAECCEALARVCEGTEAAFAESMNEKAEELEMKHTHFTNATGLHNKNHYTTAEDLSRLLSYALKNPEFYEIFTSKSHTMAPTTSQPGGFTVYSTMGQEMERNQITEEGILGGKTGYTSQAGLCLGSLISINGKKYILITAGASGTHDTEPKHILDAAEVCEQLRNTCL, from the coding sequence ATGCAGAAAAAACGAAGAAGAAAAAGAAGAAAACATATTTTATGGGGATTTCTCCTATTTTTGACCATTGCTTATGGGCTGCTTGCAGGAGTTACCTGGGTAGGCGGATATTTTGGAAAGAAATTTAGCAGTCTGGAAACTTCCATAGGAAAACCGGAAATAGAGCTAAATAAGCTGAACAGCAAAGCAGCAATTTTGAGGGAACTGGACAGCGGAAAAGTTTTGGGAAGAAAAGAAGAAGACAAAAGGATTTATCCCGCATCTCTCACGAAAATAATGACTGTTGTTCTGGCTATGGAAAAGCTGGGAAATCTGGAACATACAACAGTTCTTGAGAGTGATATATTTCCTGAATTATATGCAGAGGGCGCTTCTATGGCAGGGTTTGCCCCTGGGGACCAGGTGTCCTACAGGGATTTGTTTTATGGTGCAATGCTGCCCTCAGGAGCAGAGTGCTGTGAAGCTCTGGCAAGGGTTTGCGAAGGAACTGAGGCAGCATTTGCAGAAAGCATGAATGAGAAGGCAGAGGAATTGGAAATGAAGCACACGCATTTTACCAATGCCACAGGGTTGCATAATAAAAATCATTATACAACAGCAGAGGATTTGTCCCGGCTCTTATCTTATGCACTGAAAAATCCGGAGTTTTACGAAATTTTCACCTCAAAGAGCCATACCATGGCGCCAACAACCTCACAGCCGGGAGGATTCACTGTGTACAGTACCATGGGACAGGAAATGGAAAGAAATCAGATAACAGAGGAGGGGATTTTGGGAGGTAAAACAGGATATACCTCACAGGCAGGTCTTTGTCTTGGAAGTCTTATAAGTATAAATGGAAAGAAGTATATCCTGATAACAGCAGGGGCGTCGGGCACTCATGACACAGAGCCAAAACATATTCTGGATGCAGCAGAAGTCTGCGAACAGTTAAGAAATACCTGTTTATAA